A segment of the Cellvibrio sp. KY-YJ-3 genome:
AATTTGAGCGATATGGTGATAGGGCAGGGGTTGAATTGGTCCGACGTGGATATCTACCGCTTCAACGACATTCCGGTACGCGAGGCGCCCAGTTTTGAAGCCCTGTTCGATATGCTCGCGGTTAAGCGCTACCAATGTTTATCGCTTGGCGCCGATGAAGTGGTTTTCACCTGGCGGGAGAAAAAAGCCGACTACCCATTTTTGACCCTGGAGCCGCAGCTGCTGATTTATTACGACCACCCCATTTACTTGCAGGTCAGTAAAAAATCCCCCGAGCTGGCGCGCCGTTTGGAGTTGGGTTTGGCCAAGCTCATCCACAATGGCCGTTTTGATGCCCTGTTCGATCAGTATCACGCTGCCGATTTAAAGTTTCTGGCACTGCACCAGCGGCGGTATTTTTGTATGGTCACTCCCTACCTCCCTCTATCTGGCCAGTGCACTGAAACGCCGGTTCTGCTGCAACACCAACCCTGACATTCGCATTCTTAACCTCTATTC
Coding sequences within it:
- a CDS encoding amino acid ABC transporter substrate-binding protein; protein product: MEVRYFDRGKKDARHAYKYQLIHEVLEATRAEYGDYKVVPFDAESSAKRQALLISEGRVLNLTWASPGTVIANADVIAIPVDILKGLLGYRICLINPANFPPAIRNLSDMVIGQGLNWSDVDIYRFNDIPVREAPSFEALFDMLAVKRYQCLSLGADEVVFTWREKKADYPFLTLEPQLLIYYDHPIYLQVSKKSPELARRLELGLAKLIHNGRFDALFDQYHAADLKFLALHQRRYFCMVTPYLPLSGQCTETPVLLQHQP